In Ctenopharyngodon idella isolate HZGC_01 chromosome 20, HZGC01, whole genome shotgun sequence, the following proteins share a genomic window:
- the LOC127502681 gene encoding uncharacterized protein LOC127502681 isoform X14, with the protein MREPMRFILVLRSTFELPQEPVRFILVLRSTFELQQEPMRFILVLRGTFELPQEKMRFILVLRGTFELPQEPMRFICVLRGTFELQQEPMRFILVLRSTFELPQEPMRFILVLRSTFELQQEPMRFILVLRSTFELQQEPMRFILVLRSTFELPQEPMRFILVLRSTFELPQEPMRFILMLRSTFELPQEPMRFILVLRGTFELPQEPMRFILVLRGTFELQQEPMRFILVLRGTFELQQEPMRFILVLRGTFELPQEPMRFILVLRGTFELPQEPMRFILVLRGTFELPQEPMRFILVLRGTFELPQEPMRFILVLCGTFELPQEPMRFILVLRGTFELQQEPMRFIRVLRGTFELQQEPMRFILVLRSTFELPQEPMRFILVCYAARLSFRKNH; encoded by the exons atgcgagaaccaatgaggttcattctcgtgttacgcagcacgtttgagcttccgcaagaaccagtgaggttcattctcgtgttacgcagcacgtttgagcttcagcaagaaccaatgaggttcattctcgtgttacgcggcacgtttgagcttccgcaagaaaaaatgaggttcattctcgtgttacgcggcacgtttgagcttccgcaagaaccaatgaggttcatttgcgtgttacgcggcacgtttgagcttcagcaagaaccaatgaggttcattctcgtgttacgcagcacgtttgagcttccgcaagaaccaatgag gttcattctcgtgttacgcagcacgtttgagcttcagcaagaaccaatgaggttcattctcgtgttacgcagcacgtttgagcttcagcaagaaccaatgaggttcattctcgtgttacgcagcacatttgagcttccacaagaaccaatgag gttcattctcgtgttacgcagcacgtttgagcttccacaagaaccaatgaggttcattctcatgttacgcagcacgtttgagcttcctcaagaaccaatgaggttcattctcgtgttacgcggcacgtttgagcttccgcaagaaccaatgaggttcattctcgtgttacgcggcacgtttgaacttcagcaagaaccaatgag gttcattctcgtgttacgcggcacgtttgaacttcagcaagaaccaatgag gttcattctcgtgttacgcggcacgtttgagcttccgcaagaaccaatgaggttcattctcgtgttacgcggcacgtttgagcttccgcaagaaccaatgag gttcattctcgtgttacgtggcacgtttgagcttccgcaagaaccaatgaggttcattctcgtgttacgcggcacgtttgagcttcctcaagaaccaatgaggttcattctcgtgttatgcggcacgtttgagcttcctcaagaaccaatgaggttcattctcgtgttacgcggcacgtttgaacttcagcaagaaccaatgag gttcattcgcgtgttacgcggcacgtttgaacttcagcaagaaccaatgaggttcattctcgtgttacgcagcacatttgagcttcctcaagaaccaatgaggttcattctcgtgtgttacgcagcacgtttgagcttccgcaagaaccactGA
- the LOC127502681 gene encoding uncharacterized protein LOC127502681 isoform X40 — protein sequence MREPMRFILVLRSTFELPQEPVRFILVLRSTFELQQEPMRFILVLRGTFELPQEKMRFILVLRGTFELPQEPMRFILVLRSTFELQQEPMRFILVLRGTFELPQEPMRFILVLRGTFELQQEPMRFILVLRGTFELQQEPMRFILVLRGTFELPQEPMRFILVLRGTFELPQEPMRFILVLRGTFELPQEPMRFILVLRGTFELPQEPMRFILVLCGTFELPQEPMRFILVLRGTFELQQEPMRFILVLRSTFELPQEKMRFILVSRGTFELPQEPMRFIRVLRGTFELQQEPMRFILVLRSTFELPQEPMRFILVCYAARLSFRKNH from the exons atgcgagaaccaatgaggttcattctcgtgttacgcagcacgtttgagcttccgcaagaaccagtgaggttcattctcgtgttacgcagcacgtttgagcttcagcaagaaccaatgaggttcattctcgtgttacgcggcacgtttgagcttccgcaagaaaaaatgaggttcattctcgtgttacgcggcacgtttgagcttccgcaagaaccaatgag gttcattctcgtgttacgcagcacgtttgagcttcagcaagaaccaatgag gttcattctcgtgttacgcggcacgtttgagcttccgcaagaaccaatgaggttcattctcgtgttacgcggcacgtttgaacttcagcaagaaccaatgag gttcattctcgtgttacgcggcacgtttgaacttcagcaagaaccaatgag gttcattctcgtgttacgcggcacgtttgagcttccgcaagaaccaatgaggttcattctcgtgttacgcggcacgtttgagcttccgcaagaaccaatgag gttcattctcgtgttacgtggcacgtttgagcttccgcaagaaccaatgaggttcattctcgtgttacgcggcacgtttgagcttcctcaagaaccaatgaggttcattctcgtgttatgcggcacgtttgagcttcctcaagaaccaatgaggttcattctcgtgttacgcggcacgtttgaacttcagcaagaaccaatgaggttcattctcgtgttacgcagcacatttgagcttccgcaagaaaaaatgaggttcattctcgtgtcacgcggcacgtttgagcttccgcaagaaccaatgaggttcattcgcgtgttacgcggcacgtttgaacttcagcaagaaccaatgaggttcattctcgtgttacgcagcacatttgagcttcctcaagaaccaatgaggttcattctcgtgtgttacgcagcacgtttgagcttccgcaagaaccactGA
- the LOC127502681 gene encoding uncharacterized protein LOC127502681 isoform X21, which yields MREPMRFILVLRGTFELPQEPMRFICVLRGTFELQQEPMRFILVLRSTFELPQEPMRFILVLRSTFELQQEPMRFILVLRSTFELQQEPMRFILVLRSTFELPQEPMRFILVLRSTFELPQEPMRFILMLRSTFELPQEPMRFILVLRGTFELPQEPMRFILVLRGTFELQQEPMRFILVLRGTFELQQEPMRFILVLRGTFELPQEPMRFILVLRGTFELPQEPMRFILVLRGTFELPQEPMRFILVLRGTFELPQEPMRFILVLCGTFELPQEPMRFILVLRGTFELQQEPMRFILVLRSTFELPQEKMRFILVSRGTFELPQEPMRFIRVLRGTFELQQEPMRFILVLRSTFELPQEPMRFILVCYAARLSFRKNH from the exons atgcgagaaccaatgag gttcattctcgtgttacgcggcacgtttgagcttccgcaagaaccaatgaggttcatttgcgtgttacgcggcacgtttgagcttcagcaagaaccaatgaggttcattctcgtgttacgcagcacgtttgagcttccgcaagaaccaatgag gttcattctcgtgttacgcagcacgtttgagcttcagcaagaaccaatgaggttcattctcgtgttacgcagcacgtttgagcttcagcaagaaccaatgaggttcattctcgtgttacgcagcacatttgagcttccacaagaaccaatgag gttcattctcgtgttacgcagcacgtttgagcttccacaagaaccaatgaggttcattctcatgttacgcagcacgtttgagcttcctcaagaaccaatgaggttcattctcgtgttacgcggcacgtttgagcttccgcaagaaccaatgaggttcattctcgtgttacgcggcacgtttgaacttcagcaagaaccaatgag gttcattctcgtgttacgcggcacgtttgaacttcagcaagaaccaatgag gttcattctcgtgttacgcggcacgtttgagcttccgcaagaaccaatgaggttcattctcgtgttacgcggcacgtttgagcttccgcaagaaccaatgag gttcattctcgtgttacgtggcacgtttgagcttccgcaagaaccaatgaggttcattctcgtgttacgcggcacgtttgagcttcctcaagaaccaatgaggttcattctcgtgttatgcggcacgtttgagcttcctcaagaaccaatgaggttcattctcgtgttacgcggcacgtttgaacttcagcaagaaccaatgaggttcattctcgtgttacgcagcacatttgagcttccgcaagaaaaaatgaggttcattctcgtgtcacgcggcacgtttgagcttccgcaagaaccaatgaggttcattcgcgtgttacgcggcacgtttgaacttcagcaagaaccaatgaggttcattctcgtgttacgcagcacatttgagcttcctcaagaaccaatgaggttcattctcgtgtgttacgcagcacgtttgagcttccgcaagaaccactGA
- the LOC127502681 gene encoding uncharacterized protein LOC127502681 isoform X16: MREPMRFILVLRSTFELPQEPVRFILVLRSTFELQQEPMRFILVLRGTFELPQEKMRFILVLRGTFELPQEPMRFICVLRGTFELQQEPMRFILVLRSTFELPQEPMRFILVLRSTFELQQEPMRFILVLRSTFELQQEPMRFILVLRSTFELPQEPMRFILVLRSTFELPQEPMRFILMLRSTFELPQEPMRFILVLRGTFELPQEPMRFILVLRGTFELQQEPMRFILVLRGTFELPQEPMRFILVLRGTFELPQEPMRFILVLCGTFELPQEPMRFILVLRGTFELQQEPMRFILVLRSTFELPQEKMRFILVSRGTFELPQEPMRFIRVLRGTFELQQEPMRFILVLRSTFELPQEPMRFILVCYAARLSFRKNH; this comes from the exons atgcgagaaccaatgaggttcattctcgtgttacgcagcacgtttgagcttccgcaagaaccagtgaggttcattctcgtgttacgcagcacgtttgagcttcagcaagaaccaatgaggttcattctcgtgttacgcggcacgtttgagcttccgcaagaaaaaatgaggttcattctcgtgttacgcggcacgtttgagcttccgcaagaaccaatgaggttcatttgcgtgttacgcggcacgtttgagcttcagcaagaaccaatgaggttcattctcgtgttacgcagcacgtttgagcttccgcaagaaccaatgag gttcattctcgtgttacgcagcacgtttgagcttcagcaagaaccaatgaggttcattctcgtgttacgcagcacgtttgagcttcagcaagaaccaatgaggttcattctcgtgttacgcagcacatttgagcttccacaagaaccaatgag gttcattctcgtgttacgcagcacgtttgagcttccacaagaaccaatgaggttcattctcatgttacgcagcacgtttgagcttcctcaagaaccaatgaggttcattctcgtgttacgcggcacgtttgagcttccgcaagaaccaatgaggttcattctcgtgttacgcggcacgtttgaacttcagcaagaaccaatgag gttcattctcgtgttacgcggcacgtttgagcttccgcaagaaccaatgag gttcattctcgtgttacgcggcacgtttgagcttcctcaagaaccaatgaggttcattctcgtgttatgcggcacgtttgagcttcctcaagaaccaatgaggttcattctcgtgttacgcggcacgtttgaacttcagcaagaaccaatgaggttcattctcgtgttacgcagcacatttgagcttccgcaagaaaaaatgaggttcattctcgtgtcacgcggcacgtttgagcttccgcaagaaccaatgaggttcattcgcgtgttacgcggcacgtttgaacttcagcaagaaccaatgaggttcattctcgtgttacgcagcacatttgagcttcctcaagaaccaatgaggttcattctcgtgtgttacgcagcacgtttgagcttccgcaagaaccactGA
- the LOC127502681 gene encoding uncharacterized protein LOC127502681 isoform X31, with the protein MREPMRFILVLRSTFELPQEPVRFILVLRSTFELQQEPMRFILVLRGTFELPQEKMRFILVLRGTFELPQEPMRFICVLRGTFELQQEPMRFILVLRSTFELPQEPMRFILVLRGTFELPQEPMRFILVLRGTFELQQEPMRFILVLRGTFELQQEPMRFILVLRGTFELPQEPMRFILVLRGTFELPQEPMRFILVLRGTFELPQEPMRFILVLRGTFELPQEPMRFILVLCGTFELPQEPMRFILVLRGTFELQQEPMRFILVLRSTFELPQEKMRFILVSRGTFELPQEPMRFIRVLRGTFELQQEPMRFILVLRSTFELPQEPMRFILVCYAARLSFRKNH; encoded by the exons atgcgagaaccaatgaggttcattctcgtgttacgcagcacgtttgagcttccgcaagaaccagtgaggttcattctcgtgttacgcagcacgtttgagcttcagcaagaaccaatgaggttcattctcgtgttacgcggcacgtttgagcttccgcaagaaaaaatgaggttcattctcgtgttacgcggcacgtttgagcttccgcaagaaccaatgaggttcatttgcgtgttacgcggcacgtttgagcttcagcaagaaccaatgaggttcattctcgtgttacgcagcacgtttgagcttccgcaagaaccaatgag gttcattctcgtgttacgcggcacgtttgagcttccgcaagaaccaatgaggttcattctcgtgttacgcggcacgtttgaacttcagcaagaaccaatgag gttcattctcgtgttacgcggcacgtttgaacttcagcaagaaccaatgag gttcattctcgtgttacgcggcacgtttgagcttccgcaagaaccaatgaggttcattctcgtgttacgcggcacgtttgagcttccgcaagaaccaatgag gttcattctcgtgttacgtggcacgtttgagcttccgcaagaaccaatgaggttcattctcgtgttacgcggcacgtttgagcttcctcaagaaccaatgaggttcattctcgtgttatgcggcacgtttgagcttcctcaagaaccaatgaggttcattctcgtgttacgcggcacgtttgaacttcagcaagaaccaatgaggttcattctcgtgttacgcagcacatttgagcttccgcaagaaaaaatgaggttcattctcgtgtcacgcggcacgtttgagcttccgcaagaaccaatgaggttcattcgcgtgttacgcggcacgtttgaacttcagcaagaaccaatgaggttcattctcgtgttacgcagcacatttgagcttcctcaagaaccaatgaggttcattctcgtgtgttacgcagcacgtttgagcttccgcaagaaccactGA
- the LOC127502681 gene encoding uncharacterized protein LOC127502681 isoform X45, whose translation MREPMRFILVLRSTFELPQEPVRFILVLRSTFELQQEPMRFILVLRGTFELPQEKMRFILVLRGTFELPQEPMRFICVLRGTFELQQEPMRFILVLRSTFELPQEPMRFILVLRSTFELPQEPMRFILVLRGTFELPQEPMRFILVLRGTFELPQEPMRFILVLRGTFELPQEPMRFILVLRGTFELPQEPMRFILVLCGTFELPQEPMRFILVLRGTFELQQEPMRFILVLRSTFELPQEKMRFILVSRGTFELPQEPMRFIRVLRGTFELQQEPMRFILVLRSTFELPQEPMRFILVCYAARLSFRKNH comes from the exons atgcgagaaccaatgaggttcattctcgtgttacgcagcacgtttgagcttccgcaagaaccagtgaggttcattctcgtgttacgcagcacgtttgagcttcagcaagaaccaatgaggttcattctcgtgttacgcggcacgtttgagcttccgcaagaaaaaatgaggttcattctcgtgttacgcggcacgtttgagcttccgcaagaaccaatgaggttcatttgcgtgttacgcggcacgtttgagcttcagcaagaaccaatgaggttcattctcgtgttacgcagcacgtttgagcttccgcaagaaccaatgag gttcattctcgtgttacgcagcacgtttgagcttccacaagaaccaatgag gttcattctcgtgttacgcggcacgtttgagcttccgcaagaaccaatgaggttcattctcgtgttacgcggcacgtttgagcttccgcaagaaccaatgag gttcattctcgtgttacgtggcacgtttgagcttccgcaagaaccaatgaggttcattctcgtgttacgcggcacgtttgagcttcctcaagaaccaatgaggttcattctcgtgttatgcggcacgtttgagcttcctcaagaaccaatgaggttcattctcgtgttacgcggcacgtttgaacttcagcaagaaccaatgaggttcattctcgtgttacgcagcacatttgagcttccgcaagaaaaaatgaggttcattctcgtgtcacgcggcacgtttgagcttccgcaagaaccaatgaggttcattcgcgtgttacgcggcacgtttgaacttcagcaagaaccaatgaggttcattctcgtgttacgcagcacatttgagcttcctcaagaaccaatgaggttcattctcgtgtgttacgcagcacgtttgagcttccgcaagaaccactGA
- the LOC127502681 gene encoding uncharacterized protein LOC127502681 isoform X20: MREPMRFILVLRSTFELPQEPVRFILVLRSTFELQQEPMRFILVLRGTFELPQEKMRFILVLRGTFELPQEPMRFILVLRSTFELQQEPMRFILVLRSTFELPQEPMRFILVLRSTFELPQEPMRFILMLRSTFELPQEPMRFILVLRGTFELPQEPMRFILVLRGTFELQQEPMRFILVLRGTFELQQEPMRFILVLRGTFELPQEPMRFILVLRGTFELPQEPMRFILVLRGTFELPQEPMRFILVLRGTFELPQEPMRFILVLCGTFELPQEPMRFILVLRGTFELQQEPMRFILVLRSTFELPQEKMRFILVSRGTFELPQEPMRFIRVLRGTFELQQEPMRFILVLRSTFELPQEPMRFILVCYAARLSFRKNH, encoded by the exons atgcgagaaccaatgaggttcattctcgtgttacgcagcacgtttgagcttccgcaagaaccagtgaggttcattctcgtgttacgcagcacgtttgagcttcagcaagaaccaatgaggttcattctcgtgttacgcggcacgtttgagcttccgcaagaaaaaatgaggttcattctcgtgttacgcggcacgtttgagcttccgcaagaaccaatgag gttcattctcgtgttacgcagcacgtttgagcttcagcaagaaccaatgaggttcattctcgtgttacgcagcacatttgagcttccacaagaaccaatgag gttcattctcgtgttacgcagcacgtttgagcttccacaagaaccaatgaggttcattctcatgttacgcagcacgtttgagcttcctcaagaaccaatgaggttcattctcgtgttacgcggcacgtttgagcttccgcaagaaccaatgaggttcattctcgtgttacgcggcacgtttgaacttcagcaagaaccaatgag gttcattctcgtgttacgcggcacgtttgaacttcagcaagaaccaatgag gttcattctcgtgttacgcggcacgtttgagcttccgcaagaaccaatgaggttcattctcgtgttacgcggcacgtttgagcttccgcaagaaccaatgag gttcattctcgtgttacgtggcacgtttgagcttccgcaagaaccaatgaggttcattctcgtgttacgcggcacgtttgagcttcctcaagaaccaatgaggttcattctcgtgttatgcggcacgtttgagcttcctcaagaaccaatgaggttcattctcgtgttacgcggcacgtttgaacttcagcaagaaccaatgaggttcattctcgtgttacgcagcacatttgagcttccgcaagaaaaaatgaggttcattctcgtgtcacgcggcacgtttgagcttccgcaagaaccaatgaggttcattcgcgtgttacgcggcacgtttgaacttcagcaagaaccaatgaggttcattctcgtgttacgcagcacatttgagcttcctcaagaaccaatgaggttcattctcgtgtgttacgcagcacgtttgagcttccgcaagaaccactGA
- the LOC127502681 gene encoding uncharacterized protein LOC127502681 isoform X25 produces the protein MREPMRFILVLRSTFELPQEPVRFILVLRSTFELQQEPMRFILVLRGTFELPQEKMRFILVLRGTFELPQEPMRFICVLRGTFELQQEPMRFILVLRSTFELPQEPMRFILVLRSTFELQQEPMRFILVLRSTFELQQEPMRFILVLRSTFELPQEPMRFILVLRSTFELPQEPMRFILVLRGTFELPQEPMRFILVLRGTFELPQEPMRFILVLRGTFELPQEPMRFILVLRGTFELPQEPMRFILVLCGTFELPQEPMRFILVLRGTFELQQEPMRFILVLRSTFELPQEKMRFILVSRGTFELPQEPMRFIRVLRGTFELQQEPMRFILVLRSTFELPQEPMRFILVCYAARLSFRKNH, from the exons atgcgagaaccaatgaggttcattctcgtgttacgcagcacgtttgagcttccgcaagaaccagtgaggttcattctcgtgttacgcagcacgtttgagcttcagcaagaaccaatgaggttcattctcgtgttacgcggcacgtttgagcttccgcaagaaaaaatgaggttcattctcgtgttacgcggcacgtttgagcttccgcaagaaccaatgaggttcatttgcgtgttacgcggcacgtttgagcttcagcaagaaccaatgaggttcattctcgtgttacgcagcacgtttgagcttccgcaagaaccaatgag gttcattctcgtgttacgcagcacgtttgagcttcagcaagaaccaatgaggttcattctcgtgttacgcagcacgtttgagcttcagcaagaaccaatgaggttcattctcgtgttacgcagcacatttgagcttccacaagaaccaatgag gttcattctcgtgttacgcagcacgtttgagcttccacaagaaccaatgag gttcattctcgtgttacgcggcacgtttgagcttccgcaagaaccaatgaggttcattctcgtgttacgcggcacgtttgagcttccgcaagaaccaatgag gttcattctcgtgttacgtggcacgtttgagcttccgcaagaaccaatgaggttcattctcgtgttacgcggcacgtttgagcttcctcaagaaccaatgaggttcattctcgtgttatgcggcacgtttgagcttcctcaagaaccaatgaggttcattctcgtgttacgcggcacgtttgaacttcagcaagaaccaatgaggttcattctcgtgttacgcagcacatttgagcttccgcaagaaaaaatgaggttcattctcgtgtcacgcggcacgtttgagcttccgcaagaaccaatgaggttcattcgcgtgttacgcggcacgtttgaacttcagcaagaaccaatgaggttcattctcgtgttacgcagcacatttgagcttcctcaagaaccaatgaggttcattctcgtgtgttacgcagcacgtttgagcttccgcaagaaccactGA
- the LOC127502681 gene encoding uncharacterized protein LOC127502681 isoform X5 — MREPMRFILVLRSTFELPQEPVRFILVLRSTFELQQEPMRFILVLRGTFELPQEKMRFILVLRGTFELPQEPMRFICVLRGTFELQQEPMRFILVLRSTFELPQEPMRFILVLRSTFELQQEPMRFILVLRSTFELQQEPMRFILVLRSTFELPQEPMRFILVLRSTFELPQEPMRFILVLRGTFELPQEPMRFILVLRGTFELQQEPMRFILVLRGTFELQQEPMRFILVLRGTFELPQEPMRFILVLRGTFELPQEPMRFILVLRGTFELPQEPMRFILVLRGTFELPQEPMRFILVLCGTFELPQEPMRFILVLRGTFELQQEPMRFILVLRSTFELPQEKMRFILVSRGTFELPQEPMRFIRVLRGTFELQQEPMRFILVLRSTFELPQEPMRFILVCYAARLSFRKNH; from the exons atgcgagaaccaatgaggttcattctcgtgttacgcagcacgtttgagcttccgcaagaaccagtgaggttcattctcgtgttacgcagcacgtttgagcttcagcaagaaccaatgaggttcattctcgtgttacgcggcacgtttgagcttccgcaagaaaaaatgaggttcattctcgtgttacgcggcacgtttgagcttccgcaagaaccaatgaggttcatttgcgtgttacgcggcacgtttgagcttcagcaagaaccaatgaggttcattctcgtgttacgcagcacgtttgagcttccgcaagaaccaatgag gttcattctcgtgttacgcagcacgtttgagcttcagcaagaaccaatgaggttcattctcgtgttacgcagcacgtttgagcttcagcaagaaccaatgaggttcattctcgtgttacgcagcacatttgagcttccacaagaaccaatgag gttcattctcgtgttacgcagcacgtttgagcttccacaagaaccaatgag gttcattctcgtgttacgcggcacgtttgagcttccgcaagaaccaatgaggttcattctcgtgttacgcggcacgtttgaacttcagcaagaaccaatgag gttcattctcgtgttacgcggcacgtttgaacttcagcaagaaccaatgag gttcattctcgtgttacgcggcacgtttgagcttccgcaagaaccaatgaggttcattctcgtgttacgcggcacgtttgagcttccgcaagaaccaatgag gttcattctcgtgttacgtggcacgtttgagcttccgcaagaaccaatgaggttcattctcgtgttacgcggcacgtttgagcttcctcaagaaccaatgaggttcattctcgtgttatgcggcacgtttgagcttcctcaagaaccaatgaggttcattctcgtgttacgcggcacgtttgaacttcagcaagaaccaatgaggttcattctcgtgttacgcagcacatttgagcttccgcaagaaaaaatgaggttcattctcgtgtcacgcggcacgtttgagcttccgcaagaaccaatgaggttcattcgcgtgttacgcggcacgtttgaacttcagcaagaaccaatgaggttcattctcgtgttacgcagcacatttgagcttcctcaagaaccaatgaggttcattctcgtgtgttacgcagcacgtttgagcttccgcaagaaccactGA